The Sinomicrobium kalidii region CTGGTTGTTGGAAATATTGGAGATCAATCCGTCCACACCATATTTTTCCTTAGCAAAGTTTTTTACATGAACTGTAAAGTCGAGGATATTAAAATATCCCCCGGGTATTTTGAGCGACTGCAAATAAGAAGGGACGTGCACCGCACCGTGGTCTGCCGTCAGGAATACGGTATACTCGCCTTTACCCACCTTTTTGTCCAGTTCGGAAAGCAAACGGGCCAGGTCTTTGTCCAATCGCAAATAAGTATCCTGGGCTTCTTTGGAGTTTACGCCAAACTTATGACCTACATAATCGGTACAGGAATAACTCAAAGTCAGAAAATCGGTAATGTCGTCCTTCCCCAGGTCCTCACCATCTATAGCGGCAAGGGCAAAATCAGTAGTGATATTGTTACCATAGGGGGTAGATTTCAGGAGATCGTATCCCCCGTTATATTTTTCCAGTTTTTTCAGTTCGTGGGGGAAAGTAGGTGTTTTTTCTCCCTTGAACTTTCCTTCATAGGGATTGTCATCCGGACCGCTTTCCACATAAGTATCTATATCATATAGTGTATTCCAGGTAGTCATATATTCTTTTGCCTTCCCCGAATTATTGAATTTCTCTACCCATTCAGGGAGCTTGTCCATATAGTAAGAGCTGGTTATCCATTTCCCTTCGTCCTTGCCGTGAAACCAGTAAGCAGCATTGGCGGCGTGTCCCGCCGGAAGAATAGCCCCCCTGTCCTTGATCGCAACACCTATCACTTTCCCCCGGAGTTGGGTAGCCAGCCGGAGTTGATCCGTTACTGTGGTGGTCTTCATCCGGTGTGGTGACATTTTTCCCGCATCAGAAGTTGTTCCTACGGATTGCTGAGAATCGTCCCCTGCACAATAAATCGTTTTGTCGTTTTCCTTATCATACCAGTTGTTCCCGATAATACCGTGCATCGAAGGGGTAGTACCCGTATAAACCGAAGTATGCCCAGGCCCGGTATAGGTGGGAATATAGTTAAAGTGATTGTTCTTACAGTTAAAACCTTCGTTGATCAGGCGTTTAAAACCGCCGTCGCCATACCGCTCCCAGAATCGGGTCAGGTAGTCATACCTCATCTGGTCCACAACAATACCGACCACGAGTTTGGGTTTTACATAGGGAGTGCCGTCAGATTGTGCCCGGGTTCCGAATGCCACACATATCATAAATAGTGCAGCCGTAAATTTTCTCATAACGTTTTGAATTTTTAGACCTGTAAATGTAAAAAGTTCTCCTTAAAAACACATTACATATAGCTTATTTAACGGTTCTCTTTATATAAATTTCGAACCAATCTAATAATGAGATAATATGTTTACAGGGGCAAATGTGATGATATATGGTCGATGGTACCGGTGGAGATCGAGATACCGATGGAGATTTTCCGGTTGTAACAAATGACTGTAGCTTCCCGGAAATTCCCATGAATCACTACAAATCACAAAAGAACCTGAACTCTGAACCCGGAACGGCGCCATCCTCAAATTATAATTTTGTGATTTGTTTGCCCTGTTTATAAACCCCGGCTAATATTATTTTTTTTACTTTAGTCCTATATTTTTACCGTATGAAATACTTCGAA contains the following coding sequences:
- the pafA gene encoding alkaline phosphatase PafA; the encoded protein is MRKFTAALFMICVAFGTRAQSDGTPYVKPKLVVGIVVDQMRYDYLTRFWERYGDGGFKRLINEGFNCKNNHFNYIPTYTGPGHTSVYTGTTPSMHGIIGNNWYDKENDKTIYCAGDDSQQSVGTTSDAGKMSPHRMKTTTVTDQLRLATQLRGKVIGVAIKDRGAILPAGHAANAAYWFHGKDEGKWITSSYYMDKLPEWVEKFNNSGKAKEYMTTWNTLYDIDTYVESGPDDNPYEGKFKGEKTPTFPHELKKLEKYNGGYDLLKSTPYGNNITTDFALAAIDGEDLGKDDITDFLTLSYSCTDYVGHKFGVNSKEAQDTYLRLDKDLARLLSELDKKVGKGEYTVFLTADHGAVHVPSYLQSLKIPGGYFNILDFTVHVKNFAKEKYGVDGLISNISNNQIFIDHKVAKEHDLNIRHLQEDLVEEIMQYKDVEKAYTASTFVNVEFTERLTALLQRGYNQKRSGDVLYVLAPSVIVYSKTGSTHGSGLNYDTHAPFLLYGKGIKKGESTEKETHINDIAPTISALLGIAFPSGATGRPVFEAMEIED